The following proteins are co-located in the Triticum aestivum cultivar Chinese Spring chromosome 1A, IWGSC CS RefSeq v2.1, whole genome shotgun sequence genome:
- the LOC123041426 gene encoding uncharacterized protein: protein MVAVAPPPPAPLPAAARGRSRSPRRGGLDPRHGCGAAGHAARAGGPAPAPRRQPARPGDGQEPLPFLQSLHRRLCAQLREAECEAVVAVLAPWWPSSRRSRRPRARAVVAVLELVPWWRAMGAAEDAVQQLGLLMELWDVVHRTRGRGGGTGVRALSRLHLEQLCILLQPELGSMTDLLDAQEYLLQEGCRPPSTRTSRDTCSSSSSLLSCT from the exons ATGGTCGCCGTCGCGCCCCCGCCTCCGGCGCCTCTCCCCGCCGCCGCTCGCGGCCGAAGCCGGAGCCCTCGTCGAGGCGGGCTCGATCCCCGCCATGGTTGCGGCGCAGCAGGCCACGCTGCACGCGCAGGTGGACCagctccagcgcctcgtcgtcaACCCGCTCGCCCAGGAGATGGTCAGGAGCCCCTCCCCTTTCTCCAATCTCTGCATCGTCGGCTCTGCGCGCAGCTCCGCGAGGCGGAGTGCGAGGCCGTGGTGGCCGTCCTCGCGCCGTGGTGGCCGTCCTCGCGCCGTAGTCGCCGTCCTCGAGCTCGTGCCGTGGTGGCCGTCCTCGAGCTCGTGCCGTGGTGGCGCGCAAtgggtgccgccgaggatgccgtcCAGCAGCTCGGCCTGCTCATGGAGCTTTGGGATGTGGTTCACCGGACACgtgggcgaggcggaggcaccggcGTGCGTGCTCTCTCCCGTCTGCATCTTGAGCAGCTCTGCATCCTGTTGCAGCCGGAGCTGGGCTCCATGACG GATCTACTTGATGCTCAAGAATACTTGCTCCAGGAAGGGTGCAGACCGCCGTCTACACGAACAAGCAGAGATACATGCAGCTCTTCCTCTTCGTTGCTGTCCTGTACCTGA